tatcTATACttgatatgtttttatcctgtctaaatatgtttttaaaaaaataaacaaataaataatttaaaaaagtaagTCTATGAAAAACAATTTACGCAAACagagtaagtaggcctataaaaacccTTTTACACAAACAGAATAAGTAGACCTATGATAACCCATTTACACAAACAGAGTTGCGTGAGTGAGTATGTTATACTGTTTACACAAACAGAATATGTTAAACTGTTTACATAAACAGATTATGATAtgataatgtatatttttagaaTTGCTCAAGATATATTCTGGCGTCTTCACAAACGCAATTTTCTGCTAGAAGATACGGTTGAACAGCTTCTGTGCGAAACATGTAACCGATACCTGGCAGATAGGTTTGTAGAGGGTACCTGTCCATTGTGCAACTATGAAGATGCACGTGGTGACCAATGTGACAAATGTGGAAAACTGATTAATGCTACTGAGTTGAAGGTAACGAAATAATACTATACAtagtaaataaacaataaaaggatgtatataaaataaatatattatataaataatattaatgaaatgGATATTTGAGACAATTGCTCAATATATTTCTTCTTGGTTTTGATCTTTCCTTTTTAATTACTCCATAAAGGTCGAAGTTATGTACTTTACATACAAGATAAGAAACTTTAAACTACAACTATAGACTTGCTTATGTTTTTAGAAACCAAGATGTAAAGTGTGTAATAGTTCCCCTGTTATCAGTTCATCAAAACATCTGTTTCTCGATTTGCCAAAACTTCAACCAACACTGGAGAAGTTCCTAGAAAAGTCTATAAATGAAGGCGACTGGACACAGAATTCTAAGCAAATCACCAACTCGTGGATTCGTGACGGACTTAAGCCTCGGTGTATCACCAGAGATCTCAAATGGGGTACTCCGGTGCCGCTTGAAGGTTTCAAGGATAAAGTATTCTATGTTTGGTTCGACGCTCCTATTGGATATCCGTCAATCACAGCTAATTATACTGATGATTGGGAGAAATGGTGGAAAAATCCAAAAGAGGTAAGTAGTACtaactaattaatattaatgtttctagtatattgatattttaacaaaattaagtagataataataaaaactataaacaaaaattgtaatcaTCTTCGTGTTAGATTAATAGATTAGAAATTATTCTAGTTCTTTAATTAGTGGGCAAtcgatttataaatattaaggCATTGTGGTAGCAAAACTAGATTAACCAAATGTGGTAAAACCCGTAATACTACATATTGATCAActgatataaaatattttgttctcAGGTGGAACTGTACAATTTCATGGCAAAAGATAATGTCCCGTTCCACAGTGTCATTTTCCCATGCTCGCTACTGGGTACTGACGAAGACTGGACACTCGTCAATAATTTGATTGCCACAGGTAATTTCAACTACTATGTTTATTACGTACATTCATTTTAAATCCATGAAGTTCTCGAGCCctggcttttttttttaaatcctgtCTGGATTTTCTCTCACATACTTGTTATAGTACTTTGTTTTGTATATTGTTACCATTTCATCGTCGGAACAGTGAAACATTTCGCTATGTACAATCCTTCGCAATATgcctaaataatataaaaatggttaaataAGTATCCTCTAAAGACCAACGTCTTTACTATGaggatatttttgttgttgattagATTTTCTGACTTAGTGcttgaattttattaattttgtatgttctattgtttttttttcactcaGAGTATCTTAATTACGAAGatggaaaattttcgaaaagcAGAGGCATCGGTGTTTTCGGTACCGATGTTTTCGACACTGGCATTCCTCCAGCCATATGGCGTTTCTACCTTCTTTACATTCGTCCAGAATCTCAAGATAGTGCCTTCAGCTGGACAGATTTTGTACTGAAGAATAACACTGAACTGTTAAACAATCTCGGAAACTTTGTGAACAGGTACAGTATGGTATTGTTAGTGAATGTCATTTGATCTTAGATAGagtgagtcatatggccgagcggttaaggcaggggcgccgtttaccgtacctaaagagccaacaacaacatcggcaagggttcgaggccgactcgctcctagttctggtggtggaacaagtcttctcggataaggactataaaccgaggtccagtgtacacagttataacctgtgtgtactttaaagaacccagttcattatttgaaaaagagtagggggttaccctggtgaactggttcacacaatagcctctgtatcagggggattaccacctatctgataggacagtgattaattcactattggtaatccttggccacattgcctaaagacataaaataaaaaaataaaaatagacacATTCCTACTACCCTACTTCGCAGTAGTATACATATCATgagattattataatatttgtgtTATTTTGCATGTATACAGGGGATTGACATTCCTGGAAAAGAATTTTAACAGTGTCGTCCCTGAAATGGTGTTGAGTGAGGATGACAAGAATGTAATAGTTTCAGTTACACAAGAGCTTAAGATTTATATTGATCTTCTAGAAAAAGTTAAGTAAGTACATATATTAACCCAATTACTATTAATTTGTGTTACTTAATGTTCAATCAATGTGTTAAAAAGTAAAAAGGTGCATTAACGTTTGATTTTCATGTAGGATCCGAGATGCGCTTCGACAGATCCTATCAATCTCTCGCATTGGTAACCATCACCTCCAAGCTAACACGCCGTGGGATCTCATGAAAACTAACAAAGAAGAAGACAGGTAAGTTGAAATAGCTAAGCTTAACATATCTtgtatagagtatcacggtgctgacgtcacgatAGTGggtggcgctgcgtggttgctagcgcaaccaaaaatgcgttcaacctgcccgagtgactccaaggtcacgaatggtttggaataggcttattgaagtagtcacgtcattttaaaacataataattttcaataaaaacaaatttcaaaagatcactaaatatttgtttttaataatctatttattcttcaactacagtttaagtttaaaaaaatcaagctaagatacatgaTTTGATAGAAACACAGATCTTtacagtttatcaacatagtagcgttgaacacattttttggttggctagcaaccatgatGCGCTCTCTaccgttgtgacgtcacaccgtgatactcttATGTAACCAAACGTTTTTAGTTTACACGAAATACATATATGCAGAAGAAtatcaaaaacaaatataaattacatgtattattcatttactcgattctcagtgctgtatccCTGGTAAAATATTTGCCCATGTATCATACGAATATTTGGTTATACACCATGTCATATGGTACTTGTACCGTGTAAGATTAGGTTAAAGGTTATGTTATCATATATGATACTAGGagatttgaaacacatgttattttgtattatcaaatattcctatgatactgaaGAATCTAGATACATTACCGAGAATCAGATGATTCAGTATGCATATTAATGTTATCAACAAATTCAATGCTATTCATTTGAAATTTCAGAGTGAAAGCAGGAACTATTATAGGTATTGCGGCAAATATTAGCTATCTGATATCTGTTATGTTGCACCCTTACATGCCAAGTGTAAGTCAGACAATACAGGAACAGCTGGCGGCAACCAGCTTCTCGAACTATCTCAGTGAGAAGTTTGTGTGTTACCTGCAGCCTGGACATAAAATAGGAAAGGTAATGTAGAAATTTGGAAATAAATGTACATGTGTTAGCTTAGTGTAAGCCTAGTCTACACTAGACCcataaactttatttttgaaaaagtatataaaattattatttttttttaattttagccATCACCCTTGTTTAATAAAATTGAAGAATCACAAGCAGAAAAGTTAAAGGAGAGGTTTTCTGGGAAACAGTAGCTTCTAATCATAAAACTCCAGTTGCTGATGaagaacaataaataataattcatttactTAAACATGGTTATTTTATATGATTAGATCATGTGATCACCTTCTTTAGTAACTAATTGTATGTCAGTAATACTAAACACATTTTTAGGTAGTCTCTGCCAGTGTCGGACTACctttaaattttacaaaatcTTTCTTTTTCAAGTCGATTAACCATCAATTACGAATTAAGCATTTGATGGTTGTATTCACCTTTTATGTCTTAACATAATTTCTGCGCACTTTTTGTAACGTGCACATTTCGGTGCGTTTGTGCAGACCACAATTCGtcagttgttttttgtttatccATTATAATATCTCAATATTCCTCTAAGCTACCGGTATATGAATAGATTATTTCTCCTTGAGATTTTTATTCCGACTTTTACTTCTAACGTCAAGAACGTACCctaatgttattataattatatactgtcATATTTGCATAATGATAGAGAGCTTCCGATTTTCGATGACCGATGAACTAACTACAGTAGGTCAGGTAAATCGATGTGTCACATGGACCAAGAAATTATGTATttagttattttgttttattcagttgacaaccaacagcgatgaaaccgccactaacaggttttaTCACAACTGTGTCGAGGTGGGGAGCGAGGACACGCGTTTCAATATTTCCGTAAGCGCACAAttcaatgaattaacatgacgtaATTGTTTCGACGGTCAGCGTTTCCTAATTACAACAATGTGATCGCTAAGAATATTCTGGATTGTAACGTTCTTCAATCTCATGACATAAACAAATATCATGTTTAGCAATACAGTAATGTATTCATGTTTGTTGTTGCGAAGATTATCTATCTATCGTGACTTTTTATGCCTTCTATTTTAGTAGAATAGATAAGAGACATTTCTTGGATATACACTTttagtatataatatatgattatataaTCTtcgtttttcatgtttttggaggacagtacatctttaacCCAACCATCTGAAAAATCTCTTCAACTATTAAActtcaaatcaaaatcaaaatcaaattaaaatgtgcAAGCCCATGTTTTGGCTGCCATGGTAGAACATCtggaataattttttttattgcgaAGACAATATCAGTCTTCTTATTGTTTCCGTTATGTTTGGTATATCACAAATACATTTCAATTATTGTCAAAACCTTGTCGGatcattatttatgtattttctagctgttttgttttcatcttttcttttaattttcaattgttgtaaataatgtttgattaattttttaacttcatttttaatttgcatttaaacaaaatttgcttACGTTAATTTGAATATGAACAAATACAATTATGAATAAAACAGAAAATGCTGATGTTATAATTCTTTAGAGTTTATGATCTATAaattcattacatttttgtCGTTGCATACTACACCATAAATGCACTTTTGGCGTTCCGTACATGATATACCACTAGGCTAATAAGTGTTGTTATCGCTTTCAGGGTGGCAtcatcatttttgtttaaatgtaaaatgtcgATAGGAACTTCTTGTATTTACGGCATTCAACTTGACAAAGGCCTATAGATCAATAATATAGTAAGTTTCGTGGCAGATTTGGAGCAGGTATGatacatatttaatataaatatggtcTAAAAAAAGTGAGTTCATAGAAAGATTCAGCAAAACCTTGtgtatgtttataatttatattatttttattgtatagcggtgttttaatgttaatactCTATTGggatataataattaataatgtaaacattaataatatttattcggtcgcCAATGAAAAATAACAAGGAGTGAGAATGCAAAAGCCCAAACAAATGCTGCACTCAATCCATACAAAACAAACAGTTCACATAAAACCTTATATGCCATATTATGCTAATGATCGTTTCAATATAGACGTACTCAGTGATCATTGTTCCTGTTGTTTTGAATGCCTTTGGTCAAAGGTTATAGCTTTTAATGAGCTAATGGTAAGACAAATAACATGTATTTTGCTAGTGCCATTTACTATCCTCCCTCCCTCTGCAGCTGCTGGTGCGAATGAATAATTGGAACATTTCCCAATTCTCGGTGATATTGATGACTTGAATTCTAATGATATTTGTCTTAAACTGGGTATTACGCAATTGTTTAACTTCGCAACCAGATCTAAAGCAACTTTGGATAACACTGCTATCAATTATCAGATCTTTATTGTGAACCTAAACGCATGGTACCTAGGGGACGCACTGACCATGTGTCCATAATTCTAGAATCGCGTTATACTTTGAAACAAGCGACTCACGAggcgtaacgcagaggcctgagGCTCCTTGTTTTGGAACCCTAAGTGTCCCTTCTTGGGCGTGTTTAGCcctttcgacatattttaaagtcttttttcctctgggcactgctcagatCCGGGGCCCCTGTGTTTAGCCAGTGAATGCTCATAGCCCTTGCGCAACTGCTCACTATACCATAATCTATAGACCTTTGAAAGTTATCGTCGGTTAATAGCTTTCGCCCGTGGATTTTGAATGAATTTTGGATATACGATATgagatttttttaaagttcGTTCCACGGCTCAATGGCGTAAACTGAAGAACTCTGCTAAAAATGTATACTGAAAGCGAAGGAAGCTTTTTACCGAAACTCTATAAAAGATCTACGAGCGAACAATCTATCGAAATGGAAAGTAAAACTagagtataataatattatgtaatctTAGATATCGACCTTCCTCTtctattcaataataataataataataataatatgaatttttAATGCGCCAATTCCAGCAGAATTGATCAAAAGCGGTCAGCACCAGTTGTGTCTCGGTCACCCTGGACTCCTGCCTATGTATTAAACATCTAAATCAATCTAGGTGGCATGGTAAAGGATAAAAAAGGGATTAATATGCTTTCAAGTATGTCTTTAGAAGCCTCTTAAAAAGAGCCACTGACTGTGCATCTTTAATGCAGTTTGGAAAAGAATTCCAAAGCATAGGAGCTGCATGCACGGTCACCATATGATATGGTATACTTTCTATTCTATTAATATGAGACTTCTCAATGGTGACCACATTGAACAACAATAGGTAACCACTGGAGAGTTTTGTATAGGCCAAGTTCAACAGGACATATgttactacattttaaaatgaaaccaAGCAATCTGCTTGTTTTGTCTAAACGTATTTTTGTCTCACTCTACTGTACACTTCAACACATTAATTAGGAAGATGCTAGTTGATTCTGAGAAAAGGTTGTGTTgttggttttgttttttgtttgtttaattttttttattttcttgtattAATTTAGGGGATATTTTTTGATTTGCTTTTCTGTCATTTATGATGACTCTTTTTGATCAAGGTCTATTTTAGATTATCATGGTCTTCTtttcttattttcattttaaatatcaaACCAAATTCCAAGTGATATAATGTGGACTTGACATGACGTGGCAAatataattgtaggcctactttagctGCTGCTTAGCTGAAAATCAGCCAGACATCTGCGGAATAATAATTACTTTGTAAATGACCAGAACAGTTAAACGACTGTACCACCTTATCGGCAAATGATCTTATTCATGACTATACAGTGCATCTTAAATGTGTGCCTGCTTTGCATGAATGTGGGcgtttgtaattttttaattttcagtaGTTGGTGCTCATAGtcttttttttccttttcttttaaacatttatacctCAGGTTCAAACAAGCATTCATATGAAGTTTCACATCTAACCATTCAATAacatctaataaataaataaatacccgTTAACATTATAAACACATACATAAATATCTTACAAGTTCCCTTTATTCCCTCAATTATCTCTAGAGATGGCCTTTACCCCCTTCCTAATACTCAAAACCCAATTAAATaccataaacaaataaatgaatacaacaataaataaataattacttcTATTCCAAATACACTCTACCCTAATTCCGCTATACTTGCATCATCGTTACACtttacaatattattcaattaatttcaTCCTATAAATCTCGAATTACCCTCTTAAATTACTATCCCCATTCCCTATGATCCAATTAATACAACACTTTCTCTATCTCGTCTTATATACTTCGATTATAAATCATTCATCTTCTAATATATTTTAGTCACtaattttatcaatttgtcTTATTTATGTTCGTTTCTttttcacataattatataatactcgtTAATTCATAATTCAGTATCtattcaatatttataataacaaaacttTGTTTCACACTATTTCTTAAATTCGTACCTTATTCTATTCTTTTTCACACATATAATATTCGTTATTTCATAATTCATCTATCTATTCcatatatataattacaataagtTGTTTCACAATATTTCTTAAATtcatatactattttattgttttccacacatataatatttgttatttcataattcatctatctattccatatatatatataattacaataagtTTACACGTTGATAATGCCATGTAAGTTCCAATCAGGGGGCTATTTCACACACCAGTAGCCGTTGTATATAACATTCCACGCATTATTTCTGTAACGTCTTTCTTTAATGTCTCCAATTCAATGGTCTGTCGTACTAGTAGTAAGTTTTTCCTTTCCGTCTCGTTCAATTCCAATATCGTTACTATTCTGTACTCACAAGTGTTCTGGTTGCCAGAGTCCTTTAGTTATACATTCAATTAGTCAATCCGTTCTTCAATGTAGCCTACCACTCAATTAACAGTCGTAAAAAGAGACCTCAGATTAGAAATTatgtcgcgtgctcaagtttgagttagtgtttaccgaccgaccaaccgaccgaccaaccaactgtcatagtgagctgtagagtagaGTAAAAATACTAGAGTGGATGGTGCAATTTGCTTTAAAGGAGAAGGTGTTAGATGAAAAAGGAACTATTATAGATTAATAAGAGGAGAAAACCAAGGACTGGAAAGAGAAAGCCCTACATGGagattatttatgatattattaaagaaaggttgtaaaacagaaatcgggaaAAGAGTGCAAGGTTTAACGCAAAAATCTGTGCAattatggcaattttttaaacgcttaaaattgcttGAAACCTATTCTAATTTCGTCAAAAATAAGTTTTGACAATTTTatgcgcgcgtacgcatgcgttatatgcgctgcGCACGTAAATGTATTGCcattatgatgaaatatgacctgaaatttatgagtaccaaatttttggtgattcatgcttgtgaagatatgattacaaacgtgatttcgttaaatcgtgcgtagaccacgtaatttgttattgcgcaccgtgaaaacattaccacatcgattcctggccataaggaatatactgtaaaaaattgacttgctagatgaaactgatatcaagacaaggccatataaagttagtgtttaccgaccgaccgaccgaccgaccgacatagtgagctgtagagtcacgttgcacgcgactaaaattACGTTGCATTATTTCACTGCGCGTTTTGTGTGTAAGTGTAAGTGTATAGAGTGGTTATCTATAGAAAAGCGTATAGTATTTAAGATAATGGTACAGGTTTACCAATCTATAAGCGCGGTGAAATATATTATCTGTATATCAAAGAGAGTCTCATTATGTTTGAGCCATGTAGATCTTAGGTCATCCACTGATGTTACCATGGCTATATGTTCCACAAGTCCAGCTCTGGAAtgacttttaattaaatttaatatttgtcaGACATCAATACTCAAttcttaaacaaaaattaaaattaaatctcTGAGTTTAATTACCTGGATGGCCTGGTAACGTCTGTAAAGGACCTGAATTGCATTTTGTGTTGGTatttttctgtttgtttttgtttggtgTGAACAATTTTGCTAGTGTCAAATCGCTATGTCTATAGcgattaataaacaaattaagaaaAGAAAACTGTTCGTCCAATGGATGGATCAATCGTTTTGAATCCAATTTTAAAAGAAGATATAAATCGATTACAAAGTATTCAAAATCACTATTTGAATCTATGTTCTTctacaaaataattttatagaTACCGAATATTTTAGTATCATTCATACTGAACAATAAGGGtcacattaataattatgttttgatACAAAGAGTTGACTTTTTCTCATAGATTCTCTCATGTTGCTGACCGtttaaaaattagttaataagaaattcttttttttttcttttgtggttaaccaccacctttatcACATTCAATGTTTCATAAACAACAATTACAGAATTTCTTATCTTTAtcctttttaatattaaaataatttaatattttggacTATACGTAGTACcacttaaaacaatattttgttaacaaattccaatatttattaatattgcatTTTTAAGTGGTTTATGTCAGTTTCTGCTTTTGACGGAATTGTTTTTCTTTCGTAAGTCATTGATTGAAACCGAAGTGTTTAAGGTTATGTCATTGTGGAGAAAAACTATCGAAAACCTCTTTCAAAACAGCAGCTGACATAAACTCCTTCCTAATTTcctaaatgtttttatttttttaagctGTAATGTAATAGGTctatattaatttgaaaaaggAACTAAGAACTAGTATCTAAATTCTACATGAAACAAATCAGATTAAAACTTCTCATCAATTAAAATATGACAATTAACGTTAGATAACGGGTTGGAATTTCTTCGAAACTAAAGTAATGATTATCAAGAGGTAGCAATCGTATCTGTAGCTAATTACTACTGTAGGATCCAAAAACTTACTAATGAGAAAGATCTATTTGTATTTAAGATTAATAAGCCCTGTTTATTTGTTGAGactcaacatttttattgggttATCTCCATAATGTATCACGAGTGAATAATGTTTACAGTTGTTCTAgtgtaataaaaatcataaaactgtcaataaacGCCacattttgaactttgacataTAGCGAGCACGAACATTTTTTTGGCTTAAAGCACATTTTTCATATCTCAGATATGGTCGTAGTTGGtatcaaaatactcagaaggtCGATATTTCTATGATACTG
This DNA window, taken from Antedon mediterranea chromosome 9, ecAntMedi1.1, whole genome shotgun sequence, encodes the following:
- the LOC140058256 gene encoding methionine--tRNA ligase, cytoplasmic-like; its protein translation is MNLYYEEGNPLALKAAIAFHLGESKLEVNWKPVKFSDRVVPFLKSKKLPLLQLSNGDFITSSNEICRYLLRKSSNDTDDAQVAEWLNWESTQLQPVLGCYTAMSTSGGKANPDSLKYYFNKIDQTLKGQLFIVGSDLTAADIAHWSALYPTLAENAVLRSAYSNLDTWFDKLSQNSAFQSAVAMITNNKGVSACAEFLQAKLSVRENEKDSIIDDWLHGKDALPRNPIREKPILPIKGQRNVLITSALPYVNNVPHLGNVIGCVLSADVYARFCRLRGYNTLYICGTDEYGTATETKALEEKLTPQQICDKYFKLHRDVYQWFNIGFDYFGRTTTEKQTEIAQDIFWRLHKRNFLLEDTVEQLLCETCNRYLADRFVEGTCPLCNYEDARGDQCDKCGKLINATELKKPRCKVCNSSPVISSSKHLFLDLPKLQPTLEKFLEKSINEGDWTQNSKQITNSWIRDGLKPRCITRDLKWGTPVPLEGFKDKVFYVWFDAPIGYPSITANYTDDWEKWWKNPKEVELYNFMAKDNVPFHSVIFPCSLLGTDEDWTLVNNLIATEYLNYEDGKFSKSRGIGVFGTDVFDTGIPPAIWRFYLLYIRPESQDSAFSWTDFVLKNNTELLNNLGNFVNRGLTFLEKNFNSVVPEMVLSEDDKNVIVSVTQELKIYIDLLEKVKIRDALRQILSISRIGNHHLQANTPWDLMKTNKEEDRVKAGTIIGIAANISYLISVMLHPYMPSVSQTIQEQLAATSFSNYLSEKFVCYLQPGHKIGKPSPLFNKIEESQAEKLKERFSGKQ